A window from Scheffersomyces stipitis CBS 6054 chromosome 7, complete sequence encodes these proteins:
- the FRK26.1 gene encoding 6-phosphofructose-2-kinase (go_function catalytic activity; ATP binding~go_process metabolism; fructose 2,6-bisphosphate metabolism), whose translation MTAKLHPRHHFRKKSNSISNGVLQHARSINKKVSFSKFAHTNSSQVFTSSASSSGASSRNSSDSEDDDDDDEDTHNPANITNSSHPNPSANPGPHPAHFLISNFKKNYALRKLSSYPYAGERMGVSKSLDSQLLESRDSSNVNLPEFNKRPLTDTPIVSSMASPETREQSSDDEDEDESHEDPMKKVKEELKNIQKNISDLNLADMNPNVDLEKLKDPEEDSNKSKNLESNTLKPAVIPASVSKSEQSGTPSPMAGMAPLSKKISLNEELRSNLLQDLPLELQEQFEKTPSIEKLKSLLLTKPPPSARKTYTLNIPGQTSSKTSPDGKIASVDIGSKLVIVMVGLPARGKSYITNKLTRYLNWLQHDCRVFNVGNTRRKDKNNAGPEKKPLPDAVTPTNQPSSPSQHNADFFSPDNKSSNALREKWAMDTLDNLLDYIVDGPGSVGIFDATNSTKSRRLHVLKRINERTNGELKVLYLESICSDPAIIESNIRLKLSGPDYRDMDPEVALKDFVGRLHNYEKAYETIDEEEEKIPQFQYVKMIDVGKKVVSYNIKGFLASQTIYFLLNFNLCERQIWITRHGESIDNLRGRIGGDSKLTKRGQKFSKALAKFMVEQRKKFRELQLERFSTRLELKYNTLFSEDDVASLDNIPTEPNFCVWTSMLFRAVETGAYFNEQVFSVKQMRMLNELGGGKFEGMTYDEIQRRYPKEFDARIHDKLSYRYPGVGGESYLDVLTRLRPLITEIERTTDHLLIIAHRVVLRILLAYFLNLEKSAIGELDVPLHTLYCLESKPYGTDYRMYEYDENLDWFVQVQPEHQKNIKEVGVVFRERKYSVVPTAPPTSAAARRASTLRNRTVSTNYGPVSGKLDVNNFSIRRSLSFGSNQPTINETG comes from the exons ATGACCGCAAAATTACATCCGAGACATCACTTCCGCAAAAAGTCAAACTCCATCTCGAACggagttcttcaacatgCTCGctccatcaacaagaaggtgtcgttttccaagttcgCCCACACCAACTCGAGCCAAGTATTCACATCCTCGGCTTCCTCTTCCGGGGCCTCCTCACGAAACTCGAGCGATCTggaagacgatgacgacgatgatgaagatacTCACAATCCCGCAAATATCACCAACTCATCTCATCCCAACCCTAGTGCGAATCCTGGTCCGCATCCAGCCCATTTCCTAAT CTCtaacttcaagaaaaactACGCCTTGAGAAAGCTTTCTTCATATCCCTACGCTGGCGAGAGAATGGGAGTTTCCAAATCCTTGGACTCTCAACTTCTCGAAAGCAGAGATTCGTCCAATGTCAACTTACCCGAGTTCAACAAACGTCCGTTAACAGACACGCCTATCGTTTCCAGTATGGCGTCGCCAGAAACACGTGAACAATCcagtgatgatgaagatgaagatgaatctCACGAGGATCCCATGAAAAAGGTTAAGGAAGAGCTCAAAAACATCCAGAA AAATATCTCCGATCTCAACTTGGCAGATATGAACCCTAATGTAGATTTAGAAAAATTAAAAGacccagaagaagattcgAACAAACTGAAGAATCTAGAATCTAATACTCTCAAGCCGGCCGTGA TACCTGCTTCTGTATCCAAATCTGAACAGAGTGGTACACCCTCACCCATGGCAGGCATGGCTCCGTTGTCGAAAAAGATCCTGTTGAACGAGGAACTTAGATCCAATTTACTACAGGATCTACCTTTAGAGCTCCAGGAGCAATTCGAAAAGACTCCGTCAATAGAGAAGCTCAAGTCGTTGTTACTCACCAAACCTCCTCCAAGTGCCAGAAAGACATACACTTTGAACATTCCTGGccagacttcttcaaagacttcaCCAGATGGAAAGATTGCCTCCGTAGATATAGGCTCTAAGCTCGTGATTGTCATGGTGGGGCTTCCAGCTCGTGGTAAGAGTTACATCACTAACAAACTTACCAGATACTTGAACTGGTTGCAACATGATTGCCGAGTTTTCAATGTAGGAAACACGCGAAGAAAGGATAAGAACAATGCCGGtccagagaagaagccatTGCCTGATGCAGTTACTCCAACAAACCAGCCATCTTCCCCTTCGCAGCACAATGCAGACTTCTTTAGTCCAGAcaacaagtcttccaacGCTCTCAGAGAGAAGTGGGCTATGGACACTTTAGACAACTTATTGGACTACATTGTCGATGGGCCCGGTTCAGTTGGTATATTTGATGCCACAAACTCCACCAAAAGTCGTCGTTTGCATGTTCTTAAGAGAATCAATGAACGGACCAATGGTGAGTTAAAGGTGTTGTATCTAGAAAGTATTTGTAGTGACCCTGCAATCATAGAAAGCAATATCAGATTGAAGTTGCTGGGCCCAGACTACAGAGACATGGACCCTGAGGTAGCCCTTAAGGACTTTGTTGGTAGATTACACAACTACGAAAAGGCATATGAGActattgatgaagaagaagaaaagattcCACAGTTTCAATATGTCAAGATGATTGACGTGGGCAAAAAGGTAGTCAGTTACAACATCAAGGGCTTCTTGGCTTCGCAGACAATCTACtttctcttgaacttcaaccTCTGTGAACGTCAAATCTGGATCACCAGACATGGTGAGAGTATTGATAACTTGAGAGgcagaattggtggtgaTTCCAAGTTGACTAAGCGTGGCCAGAAGTTCTCCAAGGCTTTAGCCAAGTTTATGGTggaacagagaaagaagttcaGGGAGCTCCAGTTGGAAAGATTCTCCACCAggttggagttgaagtaTAATACTCTTTTCAGCGAAGATGATGTGGCTTCTCTAGACAACATTCCTACTGAGCCGAACTTCTGTGTATGGACGTCGATGCTTTTCCGTGCCGTAGAAACAGGAGCTTATTTCAACGAGCAAGTGTTCTCTGTCAAGCAGATGAGAATGTTGAACGAGTTGGGTGGTGGTAAGTTTGAAGGTATGACTTACGACGAGATCCAGCGTAGGTACCCTAAGGAGTTTGATGCCAGAATCCACGATAAGTTATCCTATAGATATCCTGGTGTTGGAGGAGAGTCGTACTTGGACGTTTTGACGAGATTGCGTCCGCTTATTACCGAAATTGAACGTACTACTGATCATTTACTCATCATTGCTCATCGCGTGGTGTTGAGAATCTTGCTAGCCTACTTCTtaaatttggaaaagtctGCGATTGGTGAGTTGGATGTGCCTTTGCACACATTGTACTGTCTTGAGCTGAAGCCTTATGGAACAGATTATAGAATGTACGAATACGACGAGAATCTCGACTGGTTCGTACAAGTTCAGCCCGAACATCAAAAGAACATCAAAGAGGTTGGTGTGGttttcagagaaagaaagtacAGTGTGGTTCCAACTGCTCCTCCaacttctgctgctgccagAAGAGCCAGTACCTTGCGCAACAGAACTGTCAGTACCAACTATGGCCCTGTATCAGGAAAGCTCGAtgtcaacaacttcagtaTACGTCGAAGCTTGAGCTTTGGCTCTAATCAACCTACAATTAATGAAACTGGCTAG